A stretch of DNA from Spirosoma endbachense:
TTTCCGTATACGTTTACCGAAGTACCTACTGGCTATCGGATCGACCGAAATCCTACGGCTGGTGGCCTGGACTTCAATCAGTGGGAGTTGTACCTGATGGGTTTGATACCCGCCACCGACGTGAAAACACCAGCCCTGATTTTCAAAGATCAGACCGTTAACACGACGATTACCAGTGGTACGATCTTCCCCAAATCGGCCTTCAACAGCTACCAGATCTCCGATTTACTGGCCATAACAGGTGTCCGTACACCTACCGCGGCCCAGAGCCAGAAACAGTTTAAATCGGCCACAATTCTGATGTCAGAACAGATCCTGACAGCTGAAGAAATTTCCTATTTCGACTACATGGCAAGGCGGGCAGAAGGCCAAACGGCGGTGAGTGTCCGGGAGGGACAGGCGACCTATATGGGCAAGCCTTTTGCCCTGGCAACCAGCAGCCGGGCTACTGTTCTGGCCCAGCTTAAGACGAATGTTAACTGCACCACACTGCCTCCAAAACCGACGATTACGGCCAGCGGTAGCCTGACCATCTGCCCAGGTTCGTCGCTTACGCTGACGGCCCCGGCTGGCAACAGCCTCTACTTCTGGTATCAGAATGGTATTCCTCTGGCGCAGTCAACGGCCAGTATCAGTACGACTATGGCGGGCCAATACACCGTATCGGTGCGAAATGCCAGCGGCTGCAACAGTGTCTTATCCACTGAAGTTACTGTCGCTACCGGTAGCACTCCCCCCAAGCCGACAATTACACTCGGCCCCAATGGTCTTACATCCAGCAGTGCAACCGGCAACCAATGGCTGTTGAAAGGGGTACCTATTCCGAATGCTACGACCCAAAGCATAAAACCTGGGGCTGGTAGCTATTCAGTACGTGTTACGATCGGTGGTTGTTCGAATGTGTCGGACCCGTTTGTGATTACGGCTACGGAAGATCTGACCCCGGCGATTCCGTTCGACCTCAGTCATGCTCCTAATCCGGTTACTCAGGCCGCACAGATTACGTTCAGTTTGCCCAAATCAGCAGCAGCAACTCTTCGCTTATTTAATCTAAGCGGCCAATCGATCAAAATGCTGGCAGAAGGCACTTTTCAGGCCGGTCAACATACCATTACGGCTTCGATGCAGGATATTCCTCCCGGATTTTACGTATACCGCCTTGAAACCGATTACGGTATGCTCGCCCGAAAAATGATAGTTTCAAAATAAAAGGCATTACGCGTCATCGTTTTCCTTACCTTTGCGGCTTCAATCACCCGCGTGTTGTAATGCCGCTGATTGCGCCGTCGAGTTACCAGCCACCTGCCCGTTTATGGAACGGACACCTGCAAACCATCATTCCCTCGCTCTTTCGCAAGGTTACGGTTTCTTACGACCGCGAACGGATCGAAACGCCGGATGATGATTTTCTGGATATGGACTGGGCCTTTTCAGTCAACAGCCAGCAGTCAGCCGCCAGCAGAGAGTCTACCCAGTCAGCTACTGGAGTCTCCTCACGGCAACCGGCAAACTGTCTGGTTATTCTGTCCCATGGCCTGGAAGGTAACTCAACGAGTCAGTATTTAGCCGGAATGGTGCGCCATCTGACTCAGCATGGCTTCGATTGTCTGGCCTGGCATTACCGCTCGTGCAGTGGCGAATTGAACCGCCAACAGCGTTTTTACCACATCGGAGAAACGGGAGATCTTCACTTCATCATTCAATACGCCCTCTCGAAAGGCTATCAGACAATTTGTTTGATGGGCTTCAGCGCAGGGGGAAATGTTACCTTAAAATATCTCGGTGAGCAAGGCGCAACGATACATCCGGCCATTCGGAAAGCTGTTGTGTTTTCGGTCCCTGTCGATCTGATGGGTTCGGCCCGCAGGCTCGAACAATGGGATAGCCTGGTTTATAATTATCGATTTAACCGAACGCTTAAACGAAAAGTGCTACAAAAAGCTGCGGTCATGCCGGGCGTTTTTTCAACGGACGTTATCAGCAAAGTCCGAACGATTCGGGAGTTCGATAACCTGTTTACGGCTCCACAGAATGGTTTTCGGGACGTAACCGATTATTATACCCGTAGCAGTTCGCTCCAGTTTATACCTACCATTGCGATTCCAACGCTGATTGTCAATGCAAAAAATGACCCCTTTTTATCACCCGAATGTTTTCCGGAAGAGCTGGCGCGGGAACTCCCCGCCGTATGGATGGAGTTTCCTGAACAGGGCGGTCATTGTGGATTTCCGTCGCTCGCGAATGGCATCAACGGCACCTACTGGTCGGAAGAACGGGCGGTAAAATTTTTAACAGAAACACATACGATACAACCATAAGCAGATCAACGAGTCGCTGCGATAGCGACTTTCTCACCCATGCTCACTAAACCAATCGAACAGACGTATTATATTATTGATTTCGACAGCACCTTTACGAAAGTAGAAGCCCTGGACGTGCTGGGCGAGATTTCACTCATTGGTCGTCCCGACCGCGACGATGTGCTTGACCAGATCAAAGCCATTACCGACCGGGGTATGTCGGGTGAAATTTCATTCACCGAATCGCTCGAACTCCGGCTGAACCTGCTGAAAGCACACCGCGATCATCTTCCTGCCCTGATTGAAACGCTGATGGGCAAAATTTCCGATTCGTTTCAGCGCAACAAACAGTTTCTGAGCGAAAACGCCGAGACTATTTATGTTGTGTCAAATGGGTTCAGGGAGTTTATCGTTCCCATTGTTACGTCATTGGGCGTACTGCCAGACAACGTGTTTGCCAATACATTCGTGTTCGATGAAACGGGCAGTATCATTGGCTTTGATCGCACTAATCCGCTATCGGCCAATGGGGGAAAATCGCAGGTAATCCGGAATCTAAACCTCGACGGTGAAGTTTACGTCATTGGCGATGGATATACTGATTATGAAATCCGGGCAGCTGGTCTGGCCAATCGGTTCTACGCCTTCACGGAAAATGTATTGCGGCCGAGCGTGGTCGCGAAAGCCGATCATATTGCGCCTTCTCTCGATGAATTTCTCTACCATAATCACTTGAGTCGTAGCCAGTCATACCCAAAGAGTCGGATTAAGGTTCTGTTGCTTGAAAACGTGCATCCCGTGGCGGTGAAGTTGTTCGAACAGGAAGGCTTTAATGTAGAAATTCGAAAAGGTGCTCTGGATGAAGATGAGCTGATCGAAGCTATCCGCGATGTATCGATTCTGGGTATTCGCTCCAAAACGATGGTGACGCAGCGAGTGCTGGAAAATGCGAATAAACTCATGACGATTGGTGCGTTCTGTATCGGCACCAACCAGATTGACCTGACCGCCTGCACCGACCGGGGTATCGCCGTTTTCAATGCTCCATACAGCAACACCCGCTCCGTCGTTGAACTGGCTATCGGTGAGATCATTATGCTCATCCGAAACATCGTACCCAAGAGCAATTCGATGCATAAGGGGGTATGGGACAAATCGGCCAAGAACAGCTTTGAAGTACGGGGTAAAAAACTAGGACTTGTTGGTTACGGCAACATCGGCACGCAGCTTTCTGTAGTGGCCGAAGCGCTGGGCATGGAAGTGTACTTCTACGATGTTGTCGACAAACTTGCCCTTGGTAATGCCCGCAAGTGCAAATCAATGGATGAATTGCTGGCTATTGCCGATATTATTACGCTCCATACCGACGGCCGGAAAGAGAATAAAAATATCATTAGCTATCGCGAATTCGGGTTAATGAAAAACGGTGTAATCTTCCTGAATCTATCGCGTGGGCATATCGTCGATATTCCGGCGCTGGTCGATGCCATCGAACGGGGAAAAGTTGCCGGTGCTGGTGTCGATGTGTTCCCGCATGAGCCGAAAACCAATAACGAAGAATTCATCAATGCGCTGCGCAACCAGCCAAATGTCATTCTGACTCCGCACATTGGCGGCAGTACTGAAGAAGCGCAGGAGAATATTGGCAACTTTGTTCCGGGTAAATTGCTCGAATACATCAATAATGGCAGCACCTACGGCAGCGTTAACTTCCCAGAGCTTCAACTGCCTTTGCTGAAGGGTTCGCACCGGCTCCTGCACATTCATGCCAACGTACCCGGCATTCTGGCCAAAATGAACAACATTTTTGCCAAATACCACATCAATATTCATGGTCAATACCTCAAAACGAATGAGCTGATTGGCTATGTAATTACCGATGTTGCCAAAGAATACGCTGACGAAGTGGTAGAAGAATTGAAGCAGATCGACCAGACCATTAAATTCCGGCTGCTCTATTAAAGAGCGAATGAGTGAATGAGTGAATGAGCGAGCTAACGTCGGTTGCCCATTTATTCACTCGTTCACTCGTTTGCTCATTCACTCTTTTGAGAATGAAACAAACGTACTTTACCCCCGGTCCGGCCGAGTTATACCCAACGCTTTATCAGCATTTGCAAACCGCAATGGATGAGCAGATTGGATCAATTTCGCACCGAAGCCAAAAATTTCGGGACATCTATAAGTTCACCGACCAACAGTTGCGCACGCTGTTGACCATTCCCGACACGCACGGTATTTTCTTTACCGGATCGGCCTCCGAAGTTTGGGAGCGCGTTTTGTTTAACTGCGTTGAACACGAGAGCTTCCACCTCGTGAATGGTTCGTTTTCCCGGAAATTTTACGATTACGCTAATTCGCTGCATAAGTTCGCCCACCTGCACGAAAAGCCCTTTGGCGAAGGATTTGATTATGCCGATGTTGAGGTGCCTGAATACGCCGAATTGATTTGTCTGACGCATAACGAAACATCGTCGGGTGTACAGATGCGCACCGCTGATATTCATAAACTGAAGCGCAAGTATTCGAAGAAATTGGTGGTTGTCGATATGGTTTCGTCAGCACCGTATCCTGATTTAGACTTCAGTCTGATCGACTCGGCCTTTTTCTCGGTACAAAAAGCGTTCGGTATGCCTGCTGGTCTGGGTGTCTGGATCGCGAATCAGGCCTGTCTGGAAAAAGCGGAACGGCTACAGAAATACGAGAACCTCACGGTTGGTGCGCATAATACGCTGCCAACACTCTGGAGCCATTATAAAACATTTGAAACGCCCGCAACACCGAATGTACTGTTCATTTATCTGTTGGGGAAAATAGCCGAAGATTTCAATAAAATCGGCATCGATACCATCCGTAAACAAACTGAAGAAAAGGCCCGAATGCTCTATAAATTCCTGGATGCTTCGGAGGCCTATTCACCGTTTGTTAAACAGGACCGACATCGATCGCAGACGGTTGTTGTAGCCACCACCCAAAAGCCATCTGCGGATGTTATTTCTGGTGTAAAACAGGCTGGTATGGTTGTCGGAACGGGATATGGGAAATTTAAAGAGTCCCAGATTCGGATTGCCAATTTCCCGGCGGTGTCGATTGAGCAGGTCGATACGCTCATTAATCAGTTGCAGAAATAAGTTTCTGTTTTTGTCTCTTTCCCAGAAAAAGCTCCCTTGTTTACGCATGGGAGCTTTTTTTATTGTATATACCCAAGAAAGACTTTTGCTTCGAGCCGTGCCACGGTTTGTTTGCGCATGATTAGTAACCGTGGCACGGCTCGAAGCAAAAGTCCTACCAGGAAAGTGCCTTAAATCAAACAAACCTTATTTCCTGTTTACAGTTTACTAAGTCAACGTTCTACTAACAACGTGTATTAACTCAACGACGATGAAAAATTTACTAACAACCGCAGCATTGCTAACGTGTCTGTCGTTAGCTGTCTATGCTCAGAATAATTCCGATTCGACAGGCCGGTCGAAGCCGATAATTGATGAAAAGACCCGGCAGGATGCCCGGCAAAAAGCGAATCAGGTAGAAGATAAGCTAGACGAAGAAATTGAAAAATCCCGCAATTACATGCAAAACAACCAGCTCAGCTGGTTCCAGCCGGGAAACGTTTTTGTAGGCGGTGGGGTCGGCTTTGGTGCTACCAGCGGTAAGGTCTACACCGATATCAATGCCCGTTTAGGGTACTTCTTTCAGCCAGGCTTTGTGGGTGGTTTGCGCTATGACTATGACCGGCTCGTAGGCAATAAATACCATGCTCGTCAGGCAGGTCTGTTTGTCCGATACTATCCCTTCCGAACCCGGATAAGCAGTTTCATTGGAGCCAGTCTGAATGGCGGACGCGAGTTTTCAGAAAATATCCCGGCTGGAACGAAAGCTACCTACACCAGCGTCGGCCTTGAGTTAGGCGTTATGTTCTGGATTCTGCACCGTTTAGGGGCCGAGGTTAGTTATGAAGGAAACTATTATAACAAGTTCGACCCTACCGTTGGGCGTGGTAAGGGCGGCCGGCTAAAATTTGGTGTCAATTATTATTTTGGTCAGGTCGGTAATCGTGGGCTCCGGCTGGCCAGATAAAAGGGCATTGAGCAATGAACTAACTGGGTAACTAAAAACCCGGCTCCACGTAGTTGCCCCCTGTATGCTTACCGGCATCCAGGCTTTACAGCTTCGGCAGTAAGCGTAGATGGTGTTGCGTATGGGTGCTGGTGAAGTACAGCATCTCCCGAACAGTCAGATAACCAAGTAAGGGGTGCGGTATTAGCAACAAATCGAGATCATCGTCGGACCAGCCATTGGTAGCTTCGGTCAATGCCTGATAAATGCCAGAAAATCGATCAATGATTACAGGTTTCTCAACCTGCATATCTTCGGGCCGGGGAGACATGGATGGGGGGGCCTGCCGTCGTAGCGTGAGTGCTTTCTGATAGATAGCTGCAATTGTTTCGTACGATCTGGACGGCATTTCGGCCTGCCCCCATTGGCTGAATACTTCCCGTGGCCCGGCCATTAATCGAGCTACTGGCCGGGCTGATAAATACAAATGCTGCATTACCTCTGCCACCGACCATTTGCCATCGACCTGCCGCTTAAACTGATCTTCTGAAAGCTTATCCGTGACCGCAACGAATTCCTGACAATCGGCCAGGAGTTGGCTTTTTATGTCGATTTGTGTGCTTTCCATCATCGTATTTTTTACAAGATTACAAAATTATTTGGCTTCGTGCTACCATTTCCAGTCCGTAGAGAAGAACCAGAATATCGCACAAATTATTGATTATCAGCTACAATTCTACTAGCCTAAATAAAATACACGTGTTTTTCAGGAATACCCAACACGGTTTTCGGATGCACACATACAGTATTGGGCGTATTGCGCTTCAACAATAAGCGGTGAGCCAACGTGCTTATCTGTACGTTGGCTCACGATGCATCGGTTTATCGTCCAGCTCGCTTCTGCAAGGCATCCCGCGAAAGGATAATCAAATGTCCAATTGGTTTTCCTGCCCGATAGGTGATCACCCGAAGCGTAATAGGGCCATCGGGTAGCTCGACGGGCTGGCTATATTTCGTTGAAAACGCATCCGGCATGGTATCGTCGATGCTGTAAAAAATATCGAGTCCAGGCACTTCACTATCCAGTTCCAGCACCAGTTTGCCGTTCTTCAGGCTTGTTTTAGTAATGGGGTCATAAACGGCACGCGAATAATTGATCTGCGCTACATCGGCCCGATCAAAATGCGTTTCCATACGGGGCACAAATGTCTCCCAGTTTTTTGTCTCTTTGGGCGACCAGTATACATCGGCCAGCGCCCAGCTACGCGGGTAGCTCATATACTCGGCATAGCGAAGGTTGGGAACCTGCTCAGTCCATAGGTTTGCCTGACCACCCAGAATGTGTTTGGCATCCACACCATCCGGAACCGGCTCGAAACTATAGCTTTTCTTTGTCCGCAGGCTGGCGTAGATCGGTGGATCGATATCACTCTGCTGGTAGTCGATATACGCAAACGTGGTAGGTGTCATCACAACATCGTGGCCCATGTGCGCGGCTTCGATGCCCCCTTTAACACCCCGCCAGCTCATGACCGTTGCTTCCGGCGAAATACCACCCTCCAGGATTTCGTCCCAACCAAGCAATTTTTTACCCTTTGCCTTTAGAATTTTCTCGACACGGTTCATAAAATAGCCCTGTAAATCCTCAACATGCCGAATGTTCAACTGCTTCATTAAAGCCTGACAGCCTGGGTCCTGCGCCCAGTATCCTTTGTAGCACTCATCGCCACCAACGTGAATGTATGGATTCGGGAAAAGCGCGGCAACTTCGGTAAAAACCTTATCGAGAAATTCATAGACTTTCTCATCCGATGGGTTTAGAGTGTTCTCGACCAGCATCTTGAATGTGCCGTTGCCGTACCACTCCGAAAAGGGCGTTCCGGGGTTTACGCTGACAGCTGCTTTGGTACAACTCAATTCCGGATAAGCGGCCAGAGCTGCCATGCTGTGGCCCGGAACATCAATTTCGGGGACTATCGTAACGTTACGGTCCTGTGCAAATTTGATAATTTCTTTAATATCCTCCTGTGTGTAAAATCCGCCATAAGAAGCCGTTTCACCAGATTTGGGATCGAGTCGATTCCCAAAATGGCCCGCCCGTTGTACCCGCCAGGCACCCACTTCCGTGAGTTTGGGCAACGATTTTATCTCGATTCGCCAGCCATTATCATCGGTCAGGTGCCAGTGAAACGTGTTGTATTTCAGCCTGGCCAATTGATCGATGTATTTTTTGACGTCTTCCTTTGAAAAGAAGTGACGGCTCACATCCAGCATAATTCCCCGCCAGGCAAATCGTGGATAATCGGTGATACGAACAGCTGGTATAGCCCAGGTTGCGGTGGCTGCGATCTTGCTTTCAATCTCTTTGGGCAATAACTGGAAAAGTGACTGCATACCATAAAACAGCCCGGCTGGCTCATTGGCCGTTATGATAACTCCTTTCGGTGATGCATCCAGTATATATCCTTCTTTACCGAGCTTCGAATCTGGGGTGTCATTCAAATCGAACCGAATGGCCCCTTTTTTGCCGGATTGTGCTCTTATCCCAAACCCTGTCGGCATGTTCAGTTTTTGTGCCGTCATGTCAGCAACGGCCTGAGCCTGAGGTTTATTATAACTTATAGTGGCTGATTTTGTAATGGCAAAAGTGCCCCGTTGTACCTGTATATCAACAGGTTGTGGAATAAGATAAATGGGTTGCTGGGCATTCGCGAACGTAATTGATAAGAAAAAAAACAGAAGACCAGCTGTACGTATTTTCATGCTATTGATGGTTAATGAATACAATCCAAAGCAAGTTACTGCACTATTTTAATATAGGGCTCTTGCCTGTTCGTGTAGTGAGTGAGGGCAGGTTCTTAAACCTGCCCTCTGCGAGGTTTCTTAAAACCGAGTGAATAGTCTGGATGAGGTTTGGAGAATCGCACGGCGAACCGTCGCATCGGCGAACCGTCGCATCGGCGAACCGTGCCTGCTGTGTCGGTTTTAAGAAACTGACACCACATTACCATTTCGACTCCTTTTCAAACGAATTCACGGATCTATACTATTCTCCTGAATTCTGTAAGGGCGATCGGTCAAATTAAATCAGAGGGTTTTCCTGCAAAAAATACCTATAAACTCATTCTTCTATTGATCTGAAGCGGGGCCGGTAAAATTCGGAGACTTTATCTCTGAATGGTAGTATTATCAGGAAAATCAACTTAGCATTCTATTTTAAAAGTCAATAAACACTCGCATTTGGAAGAAATCTTATCAGGAAAATTACCTACTTCCTACTTAGCGTAGCATACCCAATACAACAAAAGGAATACTTACTAGGTATAATAGTCATTACAAAAGCATTATTAAAATAAAATTAAAATATAATTTATTTTCTATATTCTTGCATACGTAGAATAATATTTTTAATTCACATTAAAATAAGGAACAATATTTTGACATAAGCGAATAAAATCTACTTTTGCACAGTAAACATTGCGTTTTCTTAACCAAAGAACTTCATGAAAAAACTACTACTGCTGAGCTTGCTCATGGCATGCTCTAGTTGTGCTTATGTATGGGCACAGGGCCGAAAAATAAGCGGCACTGTTGTTGTCGATGAAGGGAGCATTCCGTTTGCGGGCGCCACCATTGTCGTCAAAGGAACAACAATCGGTACAGTCACGGATGCTAAAGGTGAATACAGCATAAATGTTCCAGCTTCGGGCAATGCGTTAATCTTCTCGGCAGTGGGTATGGAAACTGTCGAGGAACCCATCGGCACACGAACGGCTATTGATGTTAAACTCAAAAGCGACACCAAGCAATTAGGCGAGGTAATCGTAACGGCGCTCGGAATTAAAGAAGAACGCGACAAATTTGCCTCATCCGTATCGACCGTCGATGGCAAGAACATTTCTAAATCCGGCGAAACCAGCTTACTGACAGGACTTAGCGGCAAAGCATCCGGCGTTGTGATCACGCGGAATGGCGGTGATCCGGGAGCGGGGGCTTACATTCAGATTCGCGGTCAAAACACGATCAACGGTAATGCCCAGCCACTGTTTATTGTCGATGGCATTCCGGTCAGTAACTCCAGCGATAACAACGGTACTGCCGCCGGAAACGGCATTGTTCAGCAATCCCGGATCAACGATATTAATCCCGAAGATATTGAGAGTATGGAAGTTCTGAAGGGAGCTTCTGCTGCGGCTTTGTGGGGAACACGGGCCGCCAATGGGGTTATCGTGATTACAACTAAAAAAGGAAAGGATACGAAGGGCAAGGTGAATATCACCTTCAAGTCAACCGTTTCTTTCGATGAGGTCAACAAAAATCATAAGCTACAAACAACTTACGGTCAGGGTTCAGATGGCATTTTTCAGCAAGGAAGCCGAAACACATTCGGCGACCTGATTGCCGATCGGAAAGGCGGTGACGATGCGTTTATAACGGATCCAAATGCGGCTGGCTACCAGGGCTTTGTAACGTTTCCGGATGGCACAAAGCGGTACGCCATTGCCGCAGGAACAGCCGCCAATCCGCACGGTGGCAAAAACTCCAGACAAACCTACGATCACACGAAAGACGTTTTTCAGACGGGTCATTTCACCGACAACAGCATCAATTTTAGCGGGGGCAACGCCCGGTCTAATTTCCTGCTGAGCTACTCCAATCTGAATCAGGATGGTGTTGTACAGAAGTTCAGCTCCTACCAGCGAAACACGGCCCGCATCAATGTAGCCAGTCAGTTTACCGAATGGCTACGGGCATCGGCCAATGTTGGCTATACGAAAAGCTATTCAACGCGGGTTCAGCAGGGCGATAACCTCGATGGTATCATCCTGGGTGGTTTCCGGACTCCCGGCGATTTTGACAACAGTTATTTCACCGGCATTTACACCAACAAGGCCGGGCAGACATTCAATAATGCACACGTTTCATACCGCAACCCGTTGGGTGTCGATCAAAACACCATTTATGCCAACCCCGTCTGGAACATCAACAACAACCGGAATACGACCGATGTCGATCGTATTACCGGGACGGCTGAACTTGGCATTACGCCAACATCCTGGCTGAGCATTACCGGGCGCACAGGTATCGATAACTTTATTGATAAACGGCTGGAGCGATTTGCCCGGAACTCAGGCTCATACGGTACGGGCCTGTTATCGAAAAACTGGATTACAGAAAAGCAGTTCAACACCGATGTATTTGCCAATGCGACCAAAACATTCAATGAAAATTTTGGTGGTTCGTTGCTGGTTGGCGTCAACTACAACAGTCGTCTGAAAGAATACGTAAGCGATCAGATCACTAACTTTATTGTTCCAAACGCACCCGATATTTTGACCAATGCGCTCAACTCGAATAGCGCCATCAGCAATTATACGTCCTTGATCCGGACGTATGCCTACTACGCTCAGGCCGAAGTTCAGGCGTATAACATGCTCTTTCTGACCCTGACCGGCCGCAACGAAAGTGCCTCGACGTTTGGCTCCAAAACCAACAGCACGTTCTTCTTCCCATCGGCAGCGCTGGCCTGGCAATTCACGAAGTTAAAAGCGCTGGAAACCAGCTCGCTGCTTAGTTTTGGTAAACTGCGCGTAACCTGGGGTCAGGTGGGTATTCAGCCCCAGCCCTACCAGAATTTCACAACGTTCTCGCCCGCAGCCTATACCGATGCGTTTGCGGGTGGCCTGAAATCGGCGAGTGCGCTGTATGGTGGCGGCTATGTTCGGAGTACCACCGCTGGTAATGATTTTCTGCGTCCAGAGCGCAAAACAGAAACAGAAATTGGGGTTGATCTCCGATTCCTCAACAATCGCATCAACTTCTCGGCCACGGCTTACGACAACTCTACCGACGACGTGATTCTGTCGCTGAACGTACCGAATGAAACGGGGTATACGGTTCGGAATGTCAATGCCGCCAAGCTATCGAACAAAGGGCTTGAGTTTGAAGCAGGTGCCGACCTGATCACGCTGGGCGATTTCAAATGGAATCTGTCAGCAAACTTTTCGCTGAACCGCAACAGAGTCATTTCGCTGGCGGGTGCTGCCGCCCAGACACTGCCCGACAGTTACCAACAAAACGCATCATTGATTGAAGGACAACCTTTCGGTGTGTTTTATTCGACCGATTTCCTGAAAGATGAATCAGGCAAGTACAAGCTGGATGCGAACGGTTTTCCGCAGGGAGGCACAGGCAACGAGATCATAGGCGATCCGAACCCAAAATGGCGGGGTGGATTAGGAAGCACATTTTCCTACAAAGGCTTATCGTTGTCGGTACTCTTCGACCGTGTTGCAGGGAATGACTTCTATAACGGTACGCGGGGAGCGCTCTACAGTTTCGGCGTTCACGCTGATCAGGGTGGCACGGCTGTTGCACCAGCAGGTGGCATTAAAGACGTGAACGGCAAAGTCATTGCAGCCGGTACGTCATTTCAGGGCCAGATAAAAGACTTTGGCGCAGGGCCGGTCGCGCTGAACCAGGCCTGGTATCAGGGACGGGGAACATCGTTCAACTCGGCCTCCTACAAGCAGTTTATTGAAGATGGCAGCTCAACCCGCCTGCGCGAAATAACGATGACCTACAGTCTGCGAAGTGAAGGGTTCCGCCGGTTCACGCACCTATCGAACGTTGATTTTAGTCTGACCGGCCGTAACCTTCTCCTGTGGACGAATTACACAGGTACCGATCCGGAAGTAAACATCACGGGTGCAGGTCTTTCGCGTGGACAGGACTGGTTTACGAATCCCAATACGCGCTCTTTGCTGTTCTCGCTCAAAATCACGTACTAAACCCGTTTTCGATGGATCATTTACGGTTAGCTGAGGCCAGCCGAAACCGACAA
This window harbors:
- a CDS encoding YheT family hydrolase; amino-acid sequence: MPLIAPSSYQPPARLWNGHLQTIIPSLFRKVTVSYDRERIETPDDDFLDMDWAFSVNSQQSAASRESTQSATGVSSRQPANCLVILSHGLEGNSTSQYLAGMVRHLTQHGFDCLAWHYRSCSGELNRQQRFYHIGETGDLHFIIQYALSKGYQTICLMGFSAGGNVTLKYLGEQGATIHPAIRKAVVFSVPVDLMGSARRLEQWDSLVYNYRFNRTLKRKVLQKAAVMPGVFSTDVISKVRTIREFDNLFTAPQNGFRDVTDYYTRSSSLQFIPTIAIPTLIVNAKNDPFLSPECFPEELARELPAVWMEFPEQGGHCGFPSLANGINGTYWSEERAVKFLTETHTIQP
- a CDS encoding choice-of-anchor X domain-containing protein codes for the protein MKKPLRILIGLLLAIRMIGYGQAPPPGCFNDLGMLVQKSHKPSVTGAIRYAFTPAVVKQNSTQNVLFEVVVTGIASAVNLYMDATQATQPLNDKGTNGDKLANDGIYSAVVAPPKGSWTDPFVGYTRVLESGKQVVQVTTSINLLTTAMPLIQPKKIDNTTQYTDYIFNVVVPSTIQAPTDNQKLSANQTFYKYHPDEFDFINYVLVPGYAGNRFHNNITNTVQGIGLTLFNNTSQFGSKGRLLGYNVFPVPSLFDGASNGYIHEMGHQWINYLSTTFLKEGVPHWPVSNLASGVMGLSVPGSSEGSLFPYTFTEVPTGYRIDRNPTAGGLDFNQWELYLMGLIPATDVKTPALIFKDQTVNTTITSGTIFPKSAFNSYQISDLLAITGVRTPTAAQSQKQFKSATILMSEQILTAEEISYFDYMARRAEGQTAVSVREGQATYMGKPFALATSSRATVLAQLKTNVNCTTLPPKPTITASGSLTICPGSSLTLTAPAGNSLYFWYQNGIPLAQSTASISTTMAGQYTVSVRNASGCNSVLSTEVTVATGSTPPKPTITLGPNGLTSSSATGNQWLLKGVPIPNATTQSIKPGAGSYSVRVTIGGCSNVSDPFVITATEDLTPAIPFDLSHAPNPVTQAAQITFSLPKSAAATLRLFNLSGQSIKMLAEGTFQAGQHTITASMQDIPPGFYVYRLETDYGMLARKMIVSK
- a CDS encoding aminotransferase class V-fold PLP-dependent enzyme, producing MKQTYFTPGPAELYPTLYQHLQTAMDEQIGSISHRSQKFRDIYKFTDQQLRTLLTIPDTHGIFFTGSASEVWERVLFNCVEHESFHLVNGSFSRKFYDYANSLHKFAHLHEKPFGEGFDYADVEVPEYAELICLTHNETSSGVQMRTADIHKLKRKYSKKLVVVDMVSSAPYPDLDFSLIDSAFFSVQKAFGMPAGLGVWIANQACLEKAERLQKYENLTVGAHNTLPTLWSHYKTFETPATPNVLFIYLLGKIAEDFNKIGIDTIRKQTEEKARMLYKFLDASEAYSPFVKQDRHRSQTVVVATTQKPSADVISGVKQAGMVVGTGYGKFKESQIRIANFPAVSIEQVDTLINQLQK
- a CDS encoding DinB family protein — protein: MMESTQIDIKSQLLADCQEFVAVTDKLSEDQFKRQVDGKWSVAEVMQHLYLSARPVARLMAGPREVFSQWGQAEMPSRSYETIAAIYQKALTLRRQAPPSMSPRPEDMQVEKPVIIDRFSGIYQALTEATNGWSDDDLDLLLIPHPLLGYLTVREMLYFTSTHTQHHLRLLPKL
- the serA gene encoding phosphoglycerate dehydrogenase encodes the protein MLTKPIEQTYYIIDFDSTFTKVEALDVLGEISLIGRPDRDDVLDQIKAITDRGMSGEISFTESLELRLNLLKAHRDHLPALIETLMGKISDSFQRNKQFLSENAETIYVVSNGFREFIVPIVTSLGVLPDNVFANTFVFDETGSIIGFDRTNPLSANGGKSQVIRNLNLDGEVYVIGDGYTDYEIRAAGLANRFYAFTENVLRPSVVAKADHIAPSLDEFLYHNHLSRSQSYPKSRIKVLLLENVHPVAVKLFEQEGFNVEIRKGALDEDELIEAIRDVSILGIRSKTMVTQRVLENANKLMTIGAFCIGTNQIDLTACTDRGIAVFNAPYSNTRSVVELAIGEIIMLIRNIVPKSNSMHKGVWDKSAKNSFEVRGKKLGLVGYGNIGTQLSVVAEALGMEVYFYDVVDKLALGNARKCKSMDELLAIADIITLHTDGRKENKNIISYREFGLMKNGVIFLNLSRGHIVDIPALVDAIERGKVAGAGVDVFPHEPKTNNEEFINALRNQPNVILTPHIGGSTEEAQENIGNFVPGKLLEYINNGSTYGSVNFPELQLPLLKGSHRLLHIHANVPGILAKMNNIFAKYHINIHGQYLKTNELIGYVITDVAKEYADEVVEELKQIDQTIKFRLLY